The Panacibacter microcysteis genome includes a window with the following:
- a CDS encoding glycosyltransferase family 39 protein gives MKLSRLLYLLAFIKLVAPFFLQHASYQPHRDEFLYLAEGNHMAWGYMEIPPMLSVFAWLTNLLGGGMFWIKIWPALFSAFTFLLVGRIILSLGGRGFALLLGWFPFMLDGYMRLFFLFQPNFLEVFFWTATAFCIIRYIQLKENKWLYMFGVCVGLGMMSKYTVAFYTLSLLGGLLVTRQRAIFLNRHLYIAAFIALLIFLPNFWWQYDHNFPVVAHMQELKEEQLKYINPADFIISQFMMNLPCVYIWVAGLFFVMLSQQGKPYRLFAWAYVFIIVLLLYLSGKDYYALGAYPVLFAFGGYYLEQLTATRFTWVRYPMVAFALLLGAFAMPLVMPLAKPQQLAAYYHYTGLDQTGSFKWEDQQMHPLPQDFADMLGWKQMAQKAAAVYHALPKEEQGKTFIYCRGYFSAGALNYYAKEVGLPQVYSDDASFLWWMPETYPYKNLLLVAHNMPEKDDIVFQQFEKVTVKDTLTVPYFRENGMRYILFEHANDSLNAITTRGVAALKSKFIRR, from the coding sequence ATGAAGCTCAGCAGGCTTTTATATTTACTGGCGTTCATTAAACTTGTTGCGCCCTTTTTTCTTCAACACGCTTCGTACCAGCCACACAGAGATGAATTCCTCTACCTGGCAGAAGGTAACCACATGGCATGGGGGTATATGGAAATACCGCCAATGCTCAGTGTATTCGCATGGTTAACGAATCTTTTAGGCGGTGGTATGTTCTGGATAAAAATCTGGCCGGCACTGTTCAGCGCATTTACCTTCCTGCTTGTTGGCAGGATCATACTTTCTCTGGGTGGCAGGGGGTTCGCCTTATTGCTTGGCTGGTTCCCGTTTATGTTAGATGGCTACATGCGTTTATTTTTCCTGTTTCAACCCAATTTCCTGGAGGTGTTTTTTTGGACTGCCACTGCATTTTGTATTATACGCTATATACAATTAAAAGAGAATAAATGGTTGTATATGTTCGGTGTATGTGTGGGTCTTGGCATGATGAGTAAATACACCGTAGCCTTCTACACGCTTAGCCTGTTGGGTGGTTTATTGGTTACACGCCAACGCGCAATTTTTCTAAACAGGCATTTATACATAGCAGCATTCATTGCCTTACTCATTTTCCTTCCCAATTTCTGGTGGCAATACGACCACAATTTTCCGGTTGTTGCACACATGCAGGAGCTTAAGGAAGAGCAACTGAAATACATCAATCCCGCAGACTTCATCATCAGCCAGTTTATGATGAACCTGCCATGTGTTTACATATGGGTGGCAGGTTTATTTTTTGTTATGTTGTCGCAACAAGGCAAACCTTACCGCCTGTTTGCATGGGCCTATGTGTTTATTATTGTACTGTTGTTGTACCTGAGCGGTAAAGATTATTATGCGCTGGGCGCATACCCCGTTTTGTTTGCGTTTGGTGGTTATTACCTCGAGCAGCTTACTGCAACAAGGTTTACCTGGGTACGCTACCCAATGGTTGCTTTCGCTTTATTGCTGGGTGCTTTTGCAATGCCGCTGGTGATGCCCTTGGCCAAGCCACAGCAACTTGCTGCTTATTATCACTACACGGGGCTCGATCAAACAGGTTCGTTCAAGTGGGAAGACCAGCAAATGCATCCACTGCCGCAGGATTTTGCAGACATGCTTGGCTGGAAACAGATGGCGCAAAAAGCTGCAGCCGTGTACCATGCTTTACCAAAAGAAGAGCAGGGTAAAACGTTTATTTACTGCCGGGGTTATTTCTCAGCCGGGGCACTCAACTATTATGCAAAAGAAGTTGGCCTGCCGCAGGTGTATAGCGATGATGCATCTTTCCTGTGGTGGATGCCCGAGACATACCCCTACAAAAACCTTTTGCTCGTTGCACATAATATGCCCGAAAAAGATGACATCGTTTTTCAGCAGTTTGAAAAAGTTACTGTAAAAGACACGCTTACGGTTCCATATTTCAGGGAGAATGGTATGCGCTACATATTATTCGAACATGCAAACGATTCGCTCAATGCTATTACAACGCGTGGCGTGGCAGCGTTAAAAAGCAAATTTATACGCAGGTAA
- a CDS encoding DUF3089 domain-containing protein codes for MQKLLFLCAGILLYACNAGSKISYTDYHFKAVDGTPDYSNLDYWAAHPWKKDPSDSLPKALRKNYHPDSTVDVFFLHPTSYTQRSKPFGMNAPVDDSALNHKTDYSSILYQASIFNEAGRLFAPRYRQANYFAYFPGDSAASIAAFDKAYQDIKTAFEYYLSHYNNERPFIIAAHSQGTTHAKRLIKECIEGKPLQNRMVVAYLVGMPVEPGYFASILPCTSPQQTGCICSWRTFKEGHTDSFINKEPYTAIVTNPLTWDSSQVSAPREKNPGSVLLKFDRLQSKVAGASVHNGVLWTEPHFLGASFIKNPNYHIADYNFYYLSVRNNVRQRIDAFRKR; via the coding sequence ATGCAAAAGCTTCTCTTCCTGTGTGCAGGTATTCTGTTGTATGCCTGTAATGCGGGCAGTAAAATTTCCTATACAGATTATCACTTCAAAGCTGTTGATGGCACACCCGATTACAGTAACCTCGATTACTGGGCAGCCCATCCCTGGAAGAAAGACCCGTCAGACAGTTTACCAAAAGCCCTGCGTAAAAATTATCATCCCGATTCTACTGTAGACGTTTTCTTTTTACACCCTACCAGTTACACCCAGCGGTCAAAACCTTTTGGTATGAATGCACCGGTAGATGATTCTGCTCTCAATCATAAAACAGATTATAGTTCCATACTTTACCAGGCCAGTATTTTTAACGAAGCAGGTCGTTTGTTTGCACCACGTTACAGGCAGGCAAATTACTTCGCTTATTTTCCCGGAGATTCTGCTGCATCTATAGCAGCATTTGATAAAGCCTACCAGGATATCAAAACGGCTTTTGAATACTACCTTTCGCATTACAACAATGAGAGGCCGTTTATAATTGCGGCACACAGCCAGGGTACCACACATGCAAAACGACTGATCAAAGAATGCATTGAAGGCAAACCTTTGCAGAACCGTATGGTGGTTGCCTATCTTGTAGGTATGCCCGTTGAGCCCGGTTATTTTGCTTCCATCCTTCCATGCACAAGCCCGCAACAAACCGGTTGTATCTGTAGCTGGCGCACTTTTAAAGAAGGGCACACAGATTCCTTTATCAATAAAGAGCCATACACCGCTATTGTTACTAACCCGCTTACATGGGATTCTTCGCAGGTAAGCGCCCCGCGTGAAAAAAATCCCGGTTCCGTATTATTGAAGTTCGACAGGCTACAATCAAAAGTTGCCGGGGCATCGGTTCACAATGGCGTGCTCTGGACAGAACCGCATTTCTTAGGTGCGTCGTTTATTAAAAACCCCAACTATCATATCGCCGATTATAATTTCTATTACCTCAGTGTAAGAAATAATGTACGCCAGCGCATCGATGCATTCCGCAAAAGATAA